A region of Bacillota bacterium DNA encodes the following proteins:
- a CDS encoding DUF309 domain-containing protein: MKGWPEAYVRFVELFNQGRYFESHEVLEKLWLRAGRDRFYQALIILAAAHVHAGRGNLRGFRRHLEQAAAMLEGYPPRFRGLDVDGLRGWIRRTLERFGAAPEALPEAAAAPPTLELSPPGSAAEVQEGESP, translated from the coding sequence GTGAAGGGCTGGCCGGAGGCCTACGTCCGCTTCGTCGAGCTCTTCAATCAGGGCCGTTACTTCGAGAGCCACGAGGTGCTCGAGAAGCTCTGGCTCCGCGCCGGGCGGGACCGCTTCTACCAGGCGCTGATCATCCTGGCGGCCGCCCACGTCCACGCCGGCCGCGGCAACTTACGGGGCTTCCGCAGGCACCTGGAACAGGCGGCGGCCATGCTGGAGGGCTATCCGCCCCGTTTCCGGGGGCTCGACGTGGACGGGCTGCGGGGCTGGATTCGGCGCACGCTGGAGCGCTTCGGGGCCGCGCCCGAAGCGCTGCCGGAGGCCGCGGCCGCGCCCCCGACGCTGGAGCTCTCCCCTCCGGGCAGCGCGGCGGAGGTGCAAGAGGGGGAATCGCCGTGA
- a CDS encoding TetR/AcrR family transcriptional regulator translates to MKLSLPSYGAPDEVRERIFRSATRLFAQHGFAGVSVRAIAEAANTTKPMIYYYFGNKEQLYRTVVTEHLERLAQATEAALARARTLETGIRRFVVVYLRYFTGYGPSMQIVAREMFGFGEQPLREVRLLYFGRLVGTLSGFVQRFLPRAPAREARAGALTILGIVNIFLVQRLVESQGHLDVRRVLEQVLRVYLPAFGVRSGSWPGLPAGAPADPLAGAGAAVETR, encoded by the coding sequence GTGAAACTTTCGCTGCCTTCCTATGGGGCGCCCGACGAGGTGCGGGAGCGGATCTTCCGGAGTGCGACCCGCCTCTTCGCCCAGCACGGCTTTGCGGGCGTCTCCGTGCGCGCCATCGCCGAGGCGGCCAACACCACCAAGCCGATGATCTACTACTACTTCGGAAACAAGGAGCAGCTCTACCGGACGGTGGTCACCGAGCACCTGGAGCGGTTGGCCCAGGCGACGGAGGCGGCCCTGGCGCGAGCGCGTACGCTGGAGACGGGCATCCGGCGCTTCGTCGTCGTCTACCTGCGCTATTTCACAGGCTACGGGCCTTCCATGCAGATCGTGGCGCGGGAGATGTTCGGCTTCGGGGAACAGCCGCTCCGGGAGGTCCGGCTCCTCTACTTCGGCCGTCTCGTAGGCACGTTGAGCGGTTTCGTGCAGCGCTTCCTGCCGCGCGCGCCGGCGCGGGAGGCGCGCGCCGGCGCGCTGACCATCCTGGGCATCGTCAATATCTTCCTGGTCCAGCGGCTGGTGGAGAGCCAGGGCCACCTGGATGTGCGGCGTGTGCTCGAGCAGGTTCTCCGGGTCTACCTGCCCGCCTTCGGGGTACGCTCCGGCTCCTGGCCCGGGCTCCCGGCGGGGGCGCCGGCCGATCCGCTGGCGGGCGCGGGAGCCGCGGTGGAGACCAGATAG
- a CDS encoding DUF1805 domain-containing protein — MVRLFPVVIDGVGLTGIEIELPRTHLAVLAGDRGYLMCGALDVALLDDRLAGRRILAGRAVGVRTVSELLEAPLESVTREAMAAGLRPGMLGREAARYLVSTAAPAPASGSAGAPAGSPGQEPERTPKAGR; from the coding sequence GTGGTCAGGCTCTTTCCCGTCGTGATCGACGGCGTCGGCCTCACCGGCATCGAGATCGAGCTCCCCCGCACCCACCTGGCCGTGCTGGCGGGAGACCGCGGCTACCTGATGTGCGGCGCCTTGGACGTGGCGTTGCTCGACGACCGTCTGGCCGGGCGGCGCATCCTGGCCGGCCGCGCCGTGGGCGTGCGCACCGTCTCCGAACTCCTCGAGGCGCCGCTGGAGTCGGTCACCCGCGAGGCCATGGCGGCCGGCCTGCGGCCCGGGATGCTGGGGCGGGAGGCGGCCCGCTATCTGGTCTCCACCGCGGCTCCCGCGCCCGCCAGCGGATCGGCCGGCGCCCCCGCCGGGAGCCCGGGCCAGGAGCCGGAGCGTACCCCGAAGGCGGGCAGGTAG